Proteins co-encoded in one Polaromonas vacuolata genomic window:
- a CDS encoding glycosyltransferase: MMPGVLYISYDGMLEPLGQSQVLAYLKRLAVDRPVHLISFEKMDDWANVAERERLAHDIAASSIVWHPLRYHKRPTAVATAWDIAKGTRLGLWLVLRHRLRIVHARSYVSSVMALAIKSITGIKYLFDMRGFWADERVDGNLWPRTGRMYRVAKWFERRFLLGADHVVSLTHAAVTEMQRFSYLQGHMPPVTVIPTCADLARFKPMARESKTAGFVLGYVGSAGTWYLFDEVVACFAELLRLRPDARFLIVNRGEHAYIRERLSAAGILEGVVELRAATHAEVPQQIARMDAGIFFIRPVFSKQASAPTKLAELLGCGVPCLGNAGVGDMAEVLEGEGVGVALKAFDQASLEAGLAQLLALVADPSTAARCVAAAQKHFSLDEGVTRYRSIYERIGG; this comes from the coding sequence ATGATGCCGGGCGTTCTCTATATTTCATACGACGGCATGCTGGAACCCTTGGGTCAGTCCCAGGTGCTGGCTTATCTCAAGCGCTTGGCGGTTGATAGGCCGGTTCACCTCATCAGTTTTGAAAAAATGGACGATTGGGCCAATGTGGCCGAGCGCGAGCGTCTGGCGCATGACATTGCGGCATCTAGCATCGTTTGGCACCCGCTGCGCTACCACAAGCGGCCCACAGCAGTAGCGACAGCATGGGATATTGCAAAGGGCACGCGCTTGGGCTTGTGGCTGGTGTTGCGCCATCGTCTGCGGATCGTGCATGCGCGCAGTTATGTGTCGTCGGTGATGGCGCTTGCTATTAAGAGCATCACTGGAATCAAGTATCTGTTTGACATGCGCGGCTTTTGGGCTGACGAGCGGGTGGACGGCAACTTGTGGCCGCGCACGGGCCGCATGTACCGCGTTGCCAAGTGGTTTGAGCGGCGCTTTCTGCTGGGGGCGGATCACGTGGTGTCTCTGACTCATGCGGCGGTGACTGAAATGCAGCGCTTCTCCTACTTGCAGGGGCACATGCCACCCGTCACGGTCATTCCCACTTGTGCAGACTTAGCACGTTTCAAACCGATGGCGCGCGAGTCAAAAACTGCGGGTTTTGTGTTGGGCTATGTGGGTTCTGCCGGCACTTGGTATTTGTTTGACGAAGTGGTGGCGTGTTTTGCAGAACTGCTGCGCTTGCGGCCTGATGCCCGCTTTTTGATTGTGAACCGGGGTGAGCACGCTTACATTCGCGAGCGTTTGTCTGCTGCGGGCATCCTTGAGGGTGTTGTGGAGTTGAGAGCCGCCACCCATGCCGAAGTGCCGCAGCAAATTGCGCGCATGGACGCAGGTATCTTTTTCATTCGTCCGGTGTTTTCTAAGCAGGCATCGGCACCCACCAAACTGGCTGAATTGCTAGGCTGCGGCGTACCTTGTTTGGGCAATGCGGGCGTTGGCGATATGGCAGAAGTGCTGGAAGGCGAGGGCGTCGGCGTGGCGCTCAAGGCGTTTGACCAAGCTTCTCTGGAGGCCGGGCTGGCGCAGTTGCTGGCGCTTGTGGCCGACCCATCCACCGCAGCGCGCTGCGTAGCGGCGGCGCAGAAGCATTTTTCGCTGGACGAAGGTGTAACTAGGTATCGGAGTATTTATGAACGTATCGGCGGCTAA
- a CDS encoding class I SAM-dependent methyltransferase yields MNVSAAKPVKKNLDIDTVNSFGDEWSRFDQTALSEEEARRIFDEYFAVFPWESLPKDAIGFDMGCGSGRWAKLMAPRVGHLHCIDPSSALVVAKVALSNADNVSFHLASVDDHPLPPDSKDFGYSLGVLHHVPDTADAIKACVAMLKPGAPFQVYLYYAFDNRSATFKLAWRCSDLLRRAICKLPAKLKHLMTDVLAAALYYPLARFALLAERVGFGVAGIPLSYYRSHSFYTMRTDSRDRFGTPLEQRFSRKQVGIMLEAAGLRDVRFSDRAPYWCAVGIKQ; encoded by the coding sequence ATGAACGTATCGGCGGCTAAGCCAGTGAAGAAGAACCTTGATATTGACACTGTCAACAGTTTTGGTGATGAGTGGTCTCGATTCGACCAGACAGCGCTTTCCGAGGAGGAGGCTCGCAGGATATTCGATGAATATTTCGCGGTGTTTCCTTGGGAATCGCTGCCTAAGGACGCGATAGGTTTCGACATGGGCTGCGGCTCAGGACGTTGGGCAAAGCTGATGGCACCCCGCGTCGGGCATCTTCATTGCATTGATCCTTCGTCGGCTTTAGTGGTCGCCAAGGTGGCTTTATCGAATGCTGATAATGTTTCGTTTCATCTTGCTTCTGTCGATGACCATCCGTTGCCGCCTGATAGTAAGGACTTTGGATATTCCTTGGGTGTTCTGCACCACGTTCCTGACACAGCAGATGCCATTAAAGCCTGCGTTGCCATGCTCAAGCCGGGCGCGCCATTTCAGGTGTACCTCTACTACGCGTTTGACAACCGGTCGGCAACGTTCAAGCTGGCTTGGCGTTGCTCTGATTTGCTGCGACGCGCCATCTGCAAGTTGCCCGCAAAGTTAAAGCATTTAATGACGGACGTATTGGCTGCGGCGCTGTATTACCCGCTGGCGCGGTTTGCCTTGCTGGCGGAGCGTGTCGGTTTTGGTGTGGCGGGCATTCCACTGTCTTATTACAGGAGCCATAGCTTCTACACCATGCGCACGGATTCGCGCGATCGCTTTGGCACGCCACTGGAGCAACGTTTCAGCCGTAAACAAGTGGGCATTATGCTGGAAGCCGCTGGGCTGCGTGATGTACGGTTTTCAGACCGCGCGCCATATTGGTGTGCTGTTGGCATCAAACAATGA
- a CDS encoding glycosyltransferase yields the protein MFAPVLKISNHLSIFLPDLRGGGAERVAVNLANSFIQRGYAVDIVLLSAEGDFLSDLHPNVTVVDLHVDRLRWVLFPLVHYLRQARPAVVLACMWPLTIAAVVARALSRVPTRLVVAEHTTWSRSELLKRPTVEWQIRKSMHWVFPAADGIVAVSQGAADDLARFANLEAQSITCIYNPVVGDGKPPAPEPLSPSGWWTGQHCKLLAVGTLKEIKDYATLLNAFALLRQRVDARLLILGEGECRPALVAQVRQLGIKASVFMPGFVKDISLYYQQADLHVLSSTGEGFGNVIVEALAVGTPVVSTDCPSGPREILCGGQFGRLVPMGNAAALADAMAESLAATHDTAALIARAQDFSIDKATDRYLELLFPQTTTSANS from the coding sequence GTGTTCGCGCCTGTTTTGAAAATAAGTAATCATCTCTCTATTTTTTTACCCGACCTTCGCGGCGGCGGCGCTGAGCGTGTAGCGGTAAATCTGGCCAACAGCTTTATCCAACGTGGCTACGCTGTTGATATAGTTTTGTTGTCAGCAGAGGGCGACTTTCTGTCCGATCTTCACCCTAATGTGACGGTGGTTGATTTGCATGTTGACCGTTTGCGCTGGGTGTTATTCCCTCTGGTTCACTACTTGCGTCAAGCCCGCCCAGCAGTTGTTCTGGCCTGCATGTGGCCGCTGACGATTGCTGCGGTGGTGGCACGAGCTTTAAGCCGCGTACCGACCCGTCTGGTAGTGGCAGAGCACACAACCTGGTCGCGTTCTGAACTTCTCAAACGGCCAACAGTTGAGTGGCAGATTCGCAAAAGCATGCACTGGGTGTTTCCTGCCGCAGATGGCATCGTTGCGGTATCGCAGGGGGCTGCAGATGATCTGGCGCGGTTTGCCAATTTAGAGGCTCAATCCATTACCTGCATATACAACCCCGTAGTAGGTGACGGCAAGCCGCCGGCTCCAGAGCCGCTATCACCGTCAGGTTGGTGGACAGGACAGCATTGCAAGCTGCTGGCTGTGGGTACGCTGAAGGAAATCAAAGATTACGCGACGCTGCTGAACGCTTTTGCCCTTTTGCGACAGCGGGTGGATGCGCGCCTGTTGATTCTGGGTGAGGGTGAATGCCGTCCCGCGCTGGTGGCGCAAGTCCGGCAACTGGGTATAAAGGCCAGCGTTTTTATGCCTGGTTTTGTCAAAGACATTTCGCTGTATTACCAGCAGGCCGACTTGCATGTGCTGTCGTCCACGGGCGAGGGTTTCGGTAACGTGATTGTTGAGGCGTTGGCCGTCGGTACACCCGTGGTCAGCACAGATTGCCCGTCTGGGCCGCGTGAAATCCTTTGCGGCGGCCAGTTTGGCCGCTTGGTGCCTATGGGTAATGCAGCAGCGCTGGCAGATGCCATGGCCGAGTCGCTGGCAGCCACGCACGACACCGCCGCGCTCATAGCGCGCGCGCAGGATTTTTCAATCGACAAGGCGACAGACAGGTACTTGGAACTTCTGTTTCCGCAAACAACTACAAGCGCAAATTCATGA
- a CDS encoding glycosyltransferase family 2 protein: MDNQRPLISILTPTWNRVNYLDRVWEGLNSQTYKHIEWIVSDDGSTDGTDVKLAELCAKSMFPVTLIKASVHIGKARMDNEAIAQARGEFIVWNDSDDYFLPQAIESLVKAWNSIPEYDRKNYAGITALCADWRGVISTALPKEGIFDITWNDLREKFKVDGDMLYFSRADLIKKYKFPEVDFLVPEGFIWTSIGKSKKVRLLPVALMMKEYGAVNAISFSGKMKYSRGRAHALAESVRNLKSYPKALFVKFWRVTTFVRYCVHGDLRAAEAVELWNKNTSKFVLFSVLPIAFLLVIKDLLQRKVHKTHVEFEKAKKTCRISIFKTDK; encoded by the coding sequence ATGGATAATCAAAGACCGCTAATTTCAATTCTTACCCCAACTTGGAATCGGGTTAATTATCTCGATCGTGTTTGGGAAGGACTCAACAGTCAAACCTACAAACATATTGAGTGGATTGTTTCCGACGATGGCTCAACGGATGGCACGGATGTCAAATTAGCTGAACTCTGTGCCAAATCGATGTTTCCAGTGACTCTAATTAAGGCAAGTGTTCATATTGGTAAGGCACGTATGGACAACGAAGCGATTGCACAAGCACGTGGCGAATTTATTGTATGGAATGACTCGGACGATTACTTTCTGCCGCAAGCCATCGAAAGTTTGGTTAAAGCTTGGAATTCCATACCCGAATATGACCGGAAAAACTATGCTGGTATTACAGCACTTTGTGCTGATTGGCGCGGGGTAATTTCTACAGCGCTGCCGAAAGAGGGTATCTTTGATATTACTTGGAATGATTTAAGAGAAAAATTCAAGGTCGACGGGGATATGTTGTATTTTTCTAGAGCTGATTTAATAAAAAAATATAAATTTCCTGAAGTCGATTTTCTCGTCCCTGAGGGATTTATTTGGACTTCAATTGGAAAATCAAAGAAGGTTCGTTTACTTCCAGTGGCTTTAATGATGAAAGAATACGGCGCTGTAAATGCTATCTCATTTAGTGGAAAAATGAAATATTCAAGGGGTAGGGCACATGCACTCGCTGAATCAGTAAGAAATTTGAAATCCTATCCTAAGGCTCTTTTTGTAAAATTTTGGCGAGTAACTACATTTGTTCGGTATTGTGTGCATGGTGATTTGAGAGCAGCCGAAGCGGTGGAATTATGGAACAAAAATACGTCGAAATTTGTATTGTTTTCTGTGTTGCCGATTGCATTTTTGCTAGTAATAAAAGATCTGCTTCAGCGGAAAGTTCATAAAACTCATGTTGAGTTCGAAAAAGCAAAAAAAACTTGCAGAATATCTATTTTTAAAACTGACAAGTAA
- a CDS encoding glycosyltransferase encodes MIKVLGLALYGPLAASTRYRLGQYVPGLASQGIDLQICHLLGDDYLRRRFRGSAPPIVAMLQAGLARFADLRRQEKYDAAILHCELFPLMPGWLECALIRQPYIYDFDDAFYLKYRSGRLGIAKPLLGNKFDTVMAGAAAVTAGNQVLGEYARQYNTNTNYLPTVVDTARYLPARNGRNDMFTVGWIGSPSTAPYLAALVGPLSTLGVEGPVQLLVIGGKAPVIPNVTVVEIDWQEQTEVELINTFDVGVMPLPDDDWARGKCAFKLIQYMACAVPVIASRVGANVDVVNDECGLLAGTSDEWVEALRMLRDRSGKRTEMGQAGRERVVQHYSLSRNLPLLEAVIRKVTNKG; translated from the coding sequence ATGATCAAGGTGCTGGGCTTGGCGCTGTATGGACCGTTGGCAGCAAGCACACGCTACCGGCTTGGTCAGTATGTGCCCGGGCTGGCAAGCCAAGGCATTGACCTGCAGATATGCCATTTGCTGGGCGACGATTATTTGCGGCGTCGCTTCAGGGGTAGCGCGCCGCCCATTGTGGCGATGCTGCAGGCTGGTTTGGCACGTTTTGCTGATCTACGGCGCCAGGAGAAATATGACGCTGCAATCTTGCATTGTGAGTTGTTTCCCTTGATGCCTGGGTGGCTGGAGTGTGCGCTGATTCGCCAGCCCTACATTTACGACTTTGACGATGCTTTCTACCTCAAATATCGCAGTGGGCGTTTAGGCATTGCGAAGCCGCTGCTTGGCAACAAGTTTGATACGGTCATGGCAGGCGCCGCCGCAGTGACGGCGGGCAACCAAGTGCTTGGTGAATACGCAAGGCAATACAACACCAATACGAACTATCTGCCAACGGTAGTAGATACCGCACGCTATCTGCCAGCGCGTAATGGGCGCAACGACATGTTTACTGTGGGTTGGATAGGGTCCCCATCTACTGCCCCCTATCTGGCTGCGCTTGTCGGACCGCTCTCTACGCTTGGCGTGGAAGGGCCTGTGCAATTGCTTGTGATAGGCGGCAAGGCTCCTGTCATACCCAATGTGACCGTGGTTGAAATTGACTGGCAAGAGCAGACCGAGGTTGAACTCATTAACACTTTCGATGTTGGGGTGATGCCATTGCCAGACGACGATTGGGCACGTGGCAAGTGCGCATTCAAGTTGATTCAATACATGGCGTGTGCCGTACCGGTTATTGCATCGCGGGTGGGTGCGAATGTTGATGTAGTTAACGATGAGTGTGGTTTGTTGGCAGGTACGTCGGATGAATGGGTAGAGGCATTACGAATGTTGCGAGACCGTTCGGGTAAACGTACTGAGATGGGGCAAGCGGGTCGTGAGCGGGTGGTGCAGCACTATTCGCTGAGTCGAAACTTGCCCCTGTTAGAAGCGGTGATTCGCAAAGTGACGAATAAAGGCTGA